In a genomic window of Gemmatimonadetes bacterium T265:
- a CDS encoding ketosteroid isomerase has protein sequence MTDAVPDDVTDDRTDDVTGEVANDEAVVRAVYAGFNRRDLPAVLARLHGDVVWANGMEGGYEHGREAVRAYWTRQWAAIQPQVDPARVSRRADGATAVEVHQVVRDLEGNVLLDETVRHLFRIDGGLVTRFDVETAGGLSALAHG, from the coding sequence ATGACCGACGCGGTACCGGACGACGTAACGGACGACAGAACGGACGACGTAACGGGCGAGGTGGCAAACGACGAGGCGGTGGTGCGCGCGGTCTACGCGGGCTTCAACCGGCGGGACCTCCCGGCCGTGCTGGCGCGCCTGCACGGCGACGTGGTCTGGGCGAACGGCATGGAGGGCGGGTACGAGCACGGGCGCGAGGCCGTCCGTGCCTACTGGACGCGGCAGTGGGCGGCGATCCAGCCCCAGGTGGACCCGGCGCGCGTGAGCCGGCGCGCCGACGGCGCCACGGCGGTCGAGGTGCACCAGGTCGTGCGCGACCTCGAGGGCAACGTCCTCCTCGACGAGACGGTCCGCCACCTCTTCCGGATCGACGGCGGCCTCGTCACCCGCTTCGACGTCGAGACCGCCGGCGGGTTGTCCGCACTCGCGCACGGCTGA
- a CDS encoding transcriptional regulator: protein MARLATTADVFTAIAEPRRREILDLLSDGRARAVGDVVARLALAQPAVSKHLGVLRAVGLVSVAKAGQHRLYRLDAAPLASVRDWLRTYDRYWGHQLDRIKARAERNAGLPPAGPPTRPDPTH from the coding sequence GTGGCGCGCCTCGCGACGACGGCCGACGTCTTCACCGCGATCGCCGAGCCCCGGCGGCGCGAGATCCTCGACCTGCTCAGCGACGGCCGGGCGCGGGCGGTCGGCGACGTCGTCGCGCGGCTGGCGCTCGCGCAGCCCGCGGTCTCCAAGCACCTCGGCGTGCTGCGCGCCGTCGGGCTCGTGTCGGTCGCGAAGGCCGGCCAACACCGACTGTACCGGCTCGACGCGGCGCCGCTCGCGTCCGTGCGCGACTGGCTGCGCACGTACGACCGCTACTGGGGGCACCAGCTCGACCGCATCAAGGCGCGGGCCGAGCGGAACGCGGGTCTACCGCCCGCGGGCCCGCCGACGCGCCCGGACCCCACACACTGA
- a CDS encoding AI-2E family transporter has protein sequence MIDDAGHSAPDVPRHVAREAGRDARHDGSVLTPDVDVAAAARAVGPDAAEPDLAKTGAAVASLGVRSANLTILTALAVLYTLYFAREFLLPIVFALLLSFLLSPVVRAFARVRIPPPLGAGLIVLTMLGVLGSGAFGLSGAVRDWATTAPRTLATAEAKLGKILKPLQRASKTAEQVANGATTAAAGAGAAGAKPAAVVVEGPSLAARVFGTTQRSIASILEVLILLYFLLASGDLFLQKLIKVLPNLGEKRKAVQIARETESSISTYLLTATVLNVGEGLVVTGVMYLWGMPTPALWGALVVLFEYIPYLGALSMVVILTVAAVTTFDSVGHALLVPTSFLLINLIQGNLVAPLLLGHRLSLNPVALFVGLAFWFWIWGVPGAFIAVPLLATFKIFCDHIESLASIGEFLGQRDEQERRASVRLRWDDGERTAAGQRAAGIGASG, from the coding sequence ATGATCGACGACGCGGGACACAGCGCGCCCGATGTGCCACGCCACGTGGCGCGCGAGGCCGGGCGCGACGCGAGGCATGACGGTTCGGTCCTGACGCCGGATGTGGACGTGGCGGCCGCCGCACGGGCGGTGGGCCCGGACGCAGCCGAGCCGGACCTCGCCAAGACGGGGGCCGCGGTCGCGAGCCTCGGGGTCCGGTCGGCCAACCTCACCATCCTGACGGCACTCGCGGTGTTATACACGCTGTACTTCGCGCGCGAGTTCCTCCTCCCGATCGTCTTCGCCCTCCTGCTCAGTTTTCTGCTGAGCCCGGTGGTGCGGGCGTTCGCGCGGGTCCGGATTCCGCCGCCCCTCGGCGCCGGCCTCATCGTCCTGACCATGCTTGGGGTGCTGGGCTCTGGCGCGTTCGGGCTCTCCGGAGCCGTCCGGGACTGGGCCACCACGGCGCCGCGGACGCTGGCGACGGCCGAAGCCAAGCTTGGCAAGATCCTCAAACCGCTCCAGCGTGCGTCCAAGACCGCCGAGCAGGTCGCGAACGGGGCGACGACCGCCGCGGCGGGCGCGGGCGCCGCAGGGGCCAAACCGGCGGCGGTCGTCGTCGAGGGGCCGAGCCTCGCCGCTCGCGTGTTCGGCACGACGCAGCGCTCCATCGCGAGCATCCTCGAGGTCTTGATCCTTCTCTACTTCCTCCTCGCCTCGGGCGACCTCTTCCTCCAGAAGTTGATCAAGGTGCTGCCGAACTTGGGCGAGAAGCGGAAGGCGGTGCAGATCGCCCGCGAGACGGAGTCCTCGATCTCGACCTACCTGCTCACGGCGACGGTGCTGAACGTCGGGGAAGGGCTGGTGGTGACCGGCGTGATGTACCTGTGGGGAATGCCGACGCCCGCATTATGGGGGGCGCTCGTCGTCCTGTTCGAGTACATCCCGTACCTCGGGGCGCTGTCGATGGTGGTCATCCTGACCGTGGCCGCCGTGACGACGTTCGACAGCGTCGGCCACGCGCTGCTCGTGCCCACCAGCTTCCTCCTGATCAACCTGATCCAGGGGAACCTCGTCGCTCCCCTACTCCTCGGCCACCGGCTGTCCCTCAACCCGGTGGCGCTCTTCGTCGGGCTCGCGTTCTGGTTCTGGATCTGGGGCGTGCCCGGTGCCTTCATCGCGGTGCCGCTCCTGGCGACGTTCAAGATCTTCTGCGACCATATCGAGTCGCTCGCCTCGATCGGAGAGTTCCTGGGGCAGCGCGACGAGCAGGAACGGCGGGCGAGCGTCCGCCTGCGCTGGGACGACGGCGAGCGCACCGCGGCGGGGCAGCGGGCGGCGGGTATCGGCGCGAGCGGGTGA
- a CDS encoding MarR family transcriptional regulator, translating into MTSDAPSPDVLSTPGHLISLAARGFARLSEARLKPLGFGVGHLPVLVALQEGRAATQRDLARVARVEQPSMAQLLARMERDGLIRRTPSATDGRSRRVALTAAAEARLPHARAVLLEGNREALSDFTNEEAAQLVALLTRVIANLDRIATADAPPPSARD; encoded by the coding sequence ATGACGTCTGACGCGCCGTCTCCCGACGTGCTCTCCACACCCGGGCACCTGATCAGCCTCGCGGCGCGGGGGTTCGCGCGCCTCAGCGAGGCGCGCCTGAAGCCGCTGGGCTTCGGCGTCGGCCACCTACCGGTACTGGTCGCCCTGCAGGAGGGCCGGGCCGCGACGCAGCGGGACCTCGCGCGCGTCGCGCGGGTCGAGCAGCCGTCGATGGCGCAGCTGCTGGCCCGGATGGAGCGGGACGGCCTGATCCGGCGCACGCCCAGCGCCACCGACGGGCGCAGCCGCCGCGTCGCGCTCACGGCCGCCGCCGAGGCGCGCCTGCCGCACGCCCGCGCCGTGCTGCTCGAGGGCAACCGCGAGGCGCTCAGCGACTTCACGAACGAGGAGGCCGCACAGCTCGTCGCCCTGCTCACGCGGGTGATCGCCAACCTCGACCGGATCGCGACCGCGGACGCGCCGCCGCCTTCGGCCCGCGACTGA